GGAAACTGTGTCCTCCCGTGCAGAGGCTGGCTGATGCTCAAATGAACATCTCTGCTGCAGGCGTTCGCACCGAAGACATGGTCGCCCTCCAGTGCCTGATTCGTAGCATCgtgtcttttgttttcgaCAGGAGACGCACGCACGAGAAGCGCGACCTCGATCTGGAGGCATTGTTGCGTTAATACTACGACACGAGCATTGGCATGAAGTGTAGGAAGTGATTTCGTGTGGAGACTCGCCATGATATGGGGAAATGGCGTCAAATCTTATCGTGCCCACTGATAAGATAAAGCTTTGCTTAGTGATCTTTTACGATCGCTATTTTCCTGAACAGTCCATTGAAAACGACAAGGAAAATAATTCATGGAGTCCCTAGAGTTGCTTTGCGTGGATAATGGTTTTTCTGTTACTGGAATCAATTTTAACATTATTTGCATAGCATATGCTCCCTTATATAAGAATGGTATCAACCGTGGTAACATGTTTCCCGAACGCCGACCCAAGACACGAGAATATATAAACACAAGCAAATAAACCGCTTTATTGTCTCACATTCTGATGCACCTCAACTCTTCCACTGTTATGCCAGGTAGCCAGCATAGTGCCACACTGACCACAGTAATGGTTGTAGTCTTTCAGAGAGGACATCAGGTATGGGATACATCCCAGACAGAAACAGCAACAAATAACGGCAGCCCATCCACTGTGCCTCGTTAGCCCTTGCCCTACTCCGCGACCCTCAAAATCAATGTACGTACTGTGTTGTGTTTCCTGACTCTGCCTCAGTTCTGGTCATCTCACGTACTCCGCAGATGGGGCAATCAACCGGGGTAGGGCCGCGTTGTAAAGCATGTAACGGGGTCGCAGCGTTGTATCCACTTGGATGACCGCCAGCGGCGTAGACGTATGGCTGTGGTGCGGTCATCATGTTGGGATCATGTACTGGAGATTGGACGTGGGCATTTGGAGGAGCGGCTGGCTGGGGGTGGTAGAATTCAGGTTGTTGGTCGAAGACGGGGACGGGGGCTGTCATGGCCAGCGTTAGTGAGAGGATCAGTCGACAGCCAGGGCTGGAAGTTCAACATACTGGGTGGTACTTTCTCCATGGTTAATATGGATAGGAGCAACGAATGTTTCCTAAAGGCTTTGGAATGACTGGGCGATATTTGAGGACGGAAAGAGGAAAATTTGCAGGAAGAGCTAACTGACTACTTCTCTAGTTATATTGAAGTTCATTCCCAATACAATCCTATAATCCTTGAATTAAACTTGGTCATCGCCTCAGACTCTACACATCGATACTATTTCTAGAAACCCAATCAGATACCTTCGGGCGTAGGGTAATTTCCTATCATGAACGCCGCCTCAAAGGTGGGCCATTCAGAGACGCCCATGAAACCCACTGATAGTCATTAGAGTGAACTGTCATAGATTGGCGCGGGATTTTACGAGGCTCAAGCAGGGTATGCCTTGTGGGTGCGGGCAATTTAACTTGTGACCGAAGGCTCGGCTGAGGCTGTACGGAGTAACCATATTACCTTTAATTTAGGTACTTCTTTTAGGCCGATCGTTTGCCGTTTTTAGATTAGGTCTGGGAAATACGATGGCCAAGCATGTCATCGGAAAGGTGGTCAGAACGTAGATTCGTTTGCTTTATGACCTATTCGCTGTTTACCCTAGGAATGTTGGTCTGTTCTGAAGAGTTTCGTGTTGGGTCTAATACGAGGTTCGCCTGCATTAGCACAAACCCTTAAAGGCCAGGGTCAAATGGGTGTGAAAGAGGATAGGAtactcctttctttttggccCCCGTGCACAACCTTCTTTAGTGTGGGTCTGCCTCTGatcttcgtcctcttttCTGACTCATCTTCACCCTATACCTTGGCTGGTAAGGCTCTTGGATGGGGGCGCAGTTGCACAGCACCCAcgccatactccgtattctTGTTGGATACCCTCAAAGATCAACCCTTTCGGTGTGCAGATGAACTGCGAAATGAAACAATTGAGAGCCAAATTACATGGACATTTTTCCGTCAGAAAAACGTTGTCATGGGACTCCTAGCCATTATTCCTGCTTTCGTAGTCAGCCTCGATGCAACTCATTTTAATAGTATGCGGATGGAAGCTTGGCGTTCCTTTGCCCAATGGATGTGGCCCCTATCTTTGTGATAAGAGCTCCAAGTCTTCAATCATGCCACCTGACGCTGAACAAGCACATAAAACATAGATCCTGGCCTCTTGCCCCTAATAGAGCCTCTCCAAAAAGATCCTGGCTCTACTCCTTCCAGATCGAATCAAGAGGAAGTGAGTGCGAGTGCAATGTGCAATAAGGAAGGGCTTGTTTGAGCTTTCTCGGACTCTTCAGTTCCCCTATTGCTGGAAGTCGTTAATGTGGGGACAGAATAAAGGATTCTCTGGTACATGCTAGTGCCACGGTACCACTTTGTCAAAATTGCCAAAGCTAGTCGTATCTTCTCAGCGGATTAGCCCCGGAGGCCTGGTGGATTTTAAGCCATGCCAGATGAGGGGAGGCTTGCCGATGAAGCCTAAGTTATACCTAAGGGCCGAGCTTTACTGCGGAATATGGACTAAAGGTTAGACCCCGAACTCACCTACATACTTGGGCAGTAGTATATGGTGGATGCACAAACCAGATGACTACACGCTGGATCCATGACAGCAAAGGGCAGCTCCGAAATAGGCAACATAGATCGACCCTTTGAGCACGTGTTTAAACGTTGCATATCTTTAGGCTGCCCGAAGAACACTTTATCGACAccgtctcctcttccactACTACCGCATATTCAACGGCCACCTGGATAAACCACATTTGCAGGCTCTTCGAGACCCTATTATTTTGCCCCGTCAACATCTCGTAGATAGGGCGGGCAGGCATTGGAATGGAGACGTCATGACTCTAAAGGGGGCGCTGGTTCGAATGGTTCGCTACTGGCCTCACTTGCCCGACACAAGAGGGATAGAGTGTCCGGGGGAGTTCACAGATGCAGAATTGAAAGGGTTCGCCGAGAAAGGGCAAATGTTGTTTGACTTGAACAAACTTGTGAACTACTGGCGGGACGAAATTAGCATCAATGAGGATGGTTGGGTGAGCAATGATCTATACGAAGATGCGGTTCGGAAAGCCGCCCAGCGAAAGGAATCTCTCGTCGAAGCTGCCGAGGGTGATGAGCAGGACATTCGTCTTTTAAAAGAGGGAGGGATGTTTAGGGATCgtgaagagattgattgatacatGGATATGATAAAACAGAAGTAGAATAAAATATTGGTAAACTGTATCTCAACTGATTATCAGTGCGATTGGCCTCCTTACCCCGAGGTGTCCAAATTTCAGGACTCTGCACTATACATAAGCTAACCAACTATGTGGAACTTCAATATTTTCCGTCAGCTCGTCCCTCTCGTTGCGCGCGAGGAACTGACATATCTTAATTCTGGTTTCCAACTATCCTCAAATGTTTCATTCATGCTGCAATCAATGAGGTCACCTCACAGTCTCTGCTTTGCCCTGATCAAATGCCTGGTTGGCAAGGAAATGCTGAGAAGGTCCGGGAACTGATCGCTCGATACATCAGTGCCGATGTTACATCGATTGCTCTCTTGCGTGACACGACCGAAGGCCTGAACAGCTTTATCCGCAGTATCAGTTTCAAGCCAGGAGACAAGTGATCCTGGACTCAGAACATCCCAACGATGCATATGGCTGGATGGCTCTTCGCGCCATGGGACTAGAGATCTGACAAGTCCCTACTATTCCTGAAATGATTGAGACGGGTATGGTTGTCGCGGCCAATGCAGAGACCTTCGCCCCCGTTTGTTGATGGCCGAACTCGCGCCATCGGCCTCAGTGCCCTTAGGCTCTATAGTGGATAAAAGAACGATGTTAAGAACATTCGCGAGGTGTACCGCCCGAGAGGGATTCATGTCCTTGTGAATATGACACAGCAGGCTGGTTTTGCGGCAGTTGATGTCATGCATCTAAATGTTTCGGCAGCGGCGTTTGGTTTGCACAAAGGCCTTAATTACCACACTGGCCTCGCCGTCTATATGTGAACCCCTCCGacatcgaagaagccgaTTCCTCTCCTCCCATCGTTGGGTACGGAGCTGTGTCAACTATCCGGGGTGATCTGCTGGCCCTCTAGTCAACCAGGGGCAGTTGTAtttttcatcttctgggCTTATGTATCTTTGCATCATTCTCTCGGGGTTATCAGTCTTCAATCGCCTTTTTATGGAGAGCTACACGACTTGTCTCAGATCATACTACAGGCAATCTTCACCTGCCAGGTTGTGTTACTATTTATCCATGCTGGGAAATTTAAGCTTAGAGTTGATGACGTACGACTTCATTTTAGCATCGCCTAACTCCCGAATACAGAAAAGCCCAGGAGCACTAGCAAAGTGAATTATGTTGAAAGTTGGAAACCTATTGGCCACAGAGGGTCAGTGGTGCAGTTTAAGTTCTCTGGGGAAGTGACCTCGTGACAACTTCCCCAGGAAAACTGTATTTGGCTCAGCGGCCGGAACCTGAGTACTGGTATAAAACAGATTCTCGTGCTGTTTAACCAACTTTCTTTCTGCCCCGATGAGACGCATTAGATGTGTTGGACACCCACAATGCCTACCGTGCTGTTTGTCACCTCGTCCACCGCCATTATACCATGTCCCGCACAGAGCCGACCTCGCTGTTTGGCTCTCGTCCGGGGAACCACGCTCTAGGAATCAGCATTGTCGTGTTCATGTCCATCGCCCTCTATAATGCCGTCGAGCTGGTCGTGCTCATCCCGCTAAGCTTCCACCGCTACAGCAGTTTATATTTCTGGGCGCTGATGACATCCACTGTGCTCGGTGTTATCCCCGCAACTATCGGACCGTCCTTGCAGTTCTTCGATCTCATACCGCTATGGCTGAGTATGGTGTTGTCGAATCTTGGGTTTATAATGATGGTCCCGAATCAATCTGTGGTGCTCTACTCACGGCTACACTTGGTGTCACAAAATAAACTGGTCCTTGCCTTCGTGCGCTGGTTGATAATATGGAGTCTGCTCACGATCGTTGTTCCAACAATAGTGTTGAACGTCGGCTCGAGCTACATGCCACAGTCGCTTCCATGGGTGCAGGGATTCGAGGCTATGGAACGGATCCAGGTAACCTGGTTTGCCGTGCAGGAGACCTGCATTTCcctaatatatatctggTACACTATTTGCATGATTCGACTTAGTCCAGACGAAGATAAACGACGACACAAAATTCTGTACGAGCTGGTGATTATCAACATCATGGCCATTGTCATGGATATATCGCTCGTGATCCTCGAGTACCTAGGGTTTTATTTTACGCAGGTTATCTTCAAGGCTACGGTTTACAGCATAAAGCTGAAGCTTGAGTTCGCTGTGCTGAGCATGCTGGTCTCTATTGTGCATCCGCCTAGGTCCAGCGTGGCCACATGGGGAACTAACTGCACCGTGTCAACTTTCTCCTAGCAGGTACTTTTATGTGGTATCCTTATTAGAAGCCTTGCCGGAGATTAAgtaggaaaatgaaatgaCTGCCTCTCGCGTAGATATTCCTAGTACTATCAATTATTTGCCACTTGTGCGATAGAGCACAGACCACCTGGAAATGGGTCATAACAGCCGCCACGATTTGTGCCAGCCAAATTTAGTGAACCAAGAGTGTTTTTTGCCTGTCACCACAGTTGCCGATAGCAGACATGCGCTGATATTGAGACTTCCGTCAATAGTGAATCCCGTTTTATATATTTCGATGGGTGCTACAGGGACCGTGACCTCCATCCAGGCCATAGAGCAGTGGGTCACCGATAGTACAATTATCCAGGATTAGAGTGCTTTCCACCCTCTAAGACTCAGAAACCAAATCGTCACTACAGGATAAGTGTACGAACGCTGATTTGGCAAACCTTCGGCCGGATATCGTGGACGAGGcaaaagaatatcaacccGATATCTCAGCTGGAATAATATGCTTCTAGAACGCCACCAACGGCAAACACGCCATATGGCAGCAACCTTAAACTCATCGGCAGGGTTGCCGACCAAATTTATGTTATCGGAAAGGTTCCCGACTTCTTCTCGGATGGAGAGATATGCCTGAATATCTTTCTATGATTTCATCTCAGGTATCTCAAAAAAGGCCTGCTAATGGAATGCACTAGTGACTGGGAAGCAATGAGGCGATGTCCCCCTTTTGTCTCTTCCTATCACTATACTGGTTTGAGGTGGATTGACTTGATATCTAGTACCCGATCATTCTATTCGTGTGACCGAAGATTGACTGGTGAGAATAAACATCGTGAAGGTTTCTTGATCATGTCACCAAGGACTGTCTCATAACACGCTAGGACTAATTACTGCCACTGTTCTATCTAAGACTTCCGGTCGAAACAGGTTGAATATGACATAGTGTGGCACTACGTGCGCCGTTATCTGTGTCCGTAAGAAAGATTGATTCCAATTTAAGAATAGCGATAAGCTTACACGTACTGATATCGGCAGGGACATAAATTAAACAATCTAAAATCACAAGATCTACCGATCCAAGCAATCGACAGATTTAGGCATCGGCGATACCGAGTTCAGAGTACCATTGACCAAGAAACTATTTTATTGGAAACGGTCCGAATAcaacattgaagaagcaacaaAGTGATGCATAGAATGCTATCATTTGCATCAAATTTTCCATACGTAAACGGGCAAGTGATCCGCAATCTCAAGTGGAGAGTCACCGTCTCACTCCGCATATCAAACCCCCACATTCTTAATTACCTAGAGATAGGCAACTATAACATTCACCTCAGTACAGCCCCACCTATCCACCACTGATTTGACTATGACCTAAGGGACTGGAGGTTGACCGACGTCATTCCTTGGGCTTCAGCTACAAGTGGATCTACCCCATGTTGTGACACACGGACTCTTATAAACCTGGCCACTACCCGTACCCTAACAAAGGTATTACGATTCCGCTACTCCCAGTGGGTGGACAAACGGTCACATTCGTATTCTACTCTGGTGGGAAGGGGTCCAAGGCATATAATTCTGACGACCTATCCCTACAAGGGTGGTGTTCAATTCTCAAAGTACTAGcgtaaagaagaagaaaaagacctgAAGCTACCCAAAATAGCTAATCTTGCTACCCAGCGTTGCCTTCTAAAAAAGGACTTGTGAGTATAAATCTTATGCGAGCCACATTTTGTTGAGGTCGTATGCTTTTCCACATTGGTTTTAGGCAATAAGAATTCTCGGGAAGCATCCCGTAGCTCGCCAGTAACTTCCTGCCAATACCGTCCCAATGCCTCGTGGAAAAGTCAACCCTACCGGTTGATTTAATCAGGGTTGCATATTCAGTGGCGGAGGCGCGGGGTTAGCCAGGTCTAGCCGGCCGCCCATTGGCTGTTAGTGTGCCCATGAGAAAACCTAAACCTGCCCGAAAAGTTACTAGGCCAGGAATAATGCCCTGAAGACAAGAGACTTGAAAAAATCGCAGGATGGCACCCAAGAAGGTCGATCTAGAACACCTTTCGAGGACAAATGGTTGATATCCCAAGGGTTACTCGCCAGGCTTCTGGACCGGCAAGGGATTGAATACCACGGATTGAAGGAAGTAGGAAGTAACAGTCGGGGGCTAGACTTTTCCGACTGCGGTGTACTACTAGTCTCAACGGATAAATTGTCCAGGGCTCCAATAACTTTCCCGTGGCGAGTAGCACGAGAAGCATGTCTGGAGATCCAATGAGGCAGGCCATTCCCGTGAACTGTTTCCTAATATGGCTGCGTTCATCTAGCCGAAGCCGGGCCGGGTCAACCGCAACGTCGTATCGTATTGGCGGGGTTCCCCGCACTCACTCACTGGTAGTGCGGGCTGATAAACCTGGGGGATCTGCGCCACTCGATACTACTTAGAGAGTCTATCTCTATTCTTGTCGGCAACGGCCCCCTTGCTTTTGCCAAGAGAGATCATGCCATCCGTCGTCCATAACCAATACTCGTCCACGAACTTCCTGGACTCGGTATTATTGCAAGGAGCTCTGCATGCTGTTAAATAGCCACCCTGATTATGTTTTCAGGGCCGGTTTATTTGGATTAGTCAGTACACCACTAGAACTTAACGTGGGTGGTTCCGGAGGGTTTATGTTTTAGGGTTTTGGGTTAGAGTTCACGCAGTCCCTGGGATGGATGATGGCGCCAGTGGCAAGTTATTCCCGCAATCTGTCGTGGTATTTACTTCGTGCCGTAATTGGACGCTTGATCAAGGACGGCTTGAGACAAGTGATATAAATACATCCAAGGGACACCCTTATATTGTTCAGTTGGACACGAAAATTAAATTGTCCTTGACCATTGCAAACAGGCGTCTTAGATATGTcggagaaaaagcaagacGACATCTTCCCCCCCGAGCCCTACCACGTCGAGTACATCGATAAGGATCAGGGTGTCATTGATCAGGATGCTGTCTTTGGAGAAATCACCGAAGAAGGCCCGAATTATCGCAATGTTCGCGCATCCTCAAATTACATGAGATACTATAGTGAACTAACCATTCCACTAGGTAGGATGGCTCGGGACCACGGCCCTCATGATGAAGACCCAAAT
This window of the Aspergillus oryzae RIB40 DNA, chromosome 8 genome carries:
- a CDS encoding uncharacterized protein (predicted protein), translating into MGVKEDRILLSFWPPCTTFFSVGLPLIFVLFSDSSSPYTLAGKALGWGRSCTAPTPYSVFLLDTLKDQPFRCADELRNETIESQITWTFFRQKNVVMGLLAIIPAFVVSLDATHFNNPGLLPLIEPLQKDPGSTPSRSNQEEVSASAMCNKEGLAARRTLYRHRLLFHYYRIFNGHLDKPHLQALRDPIILPRQHLVDRAGRHWNGDVMTLKGALVRMVRYWPHLPDTRGIECPGEFTDAELKGFAEKGQMLFDLNKLVNYWRDEISINEDGWVSNDLYEDAVRKAAQRKESLVEAAEGDEQDIRLLKEGGMFRDREEID
- a CDS encoding uncharacterized protein (predicted protein), with protein sequence MWNFNIFRQLVTSQSLLCPDQMPGWQGNAEKVRELIARYISADVTSIALLRDTTEGLNSFIRSISFKPGDKRVWLSRPMQRPSPPFVDGRTRAIGLSALRLYRIHVLVNMTQQAGFAAVDVMHLNVSAAAFEADSSPPIVGYGAVSTIRGDLLALYLQSPFYGELHDLSQIILQAIFTCQVVLLFIHAGKFKLRVDDPRSTSKVNYVESWKPIGHRGGRNLSTDVLDTHNAYRAVCHLVHRHYTMSRTEPTSLFGSRPGNHALGISIVVFMSIALYNAVELVVLIPLSFHRYSSLYFWALMTSTVLGVIPATIGPSLQFFDLIPLWLSMVLSNLGFIMMVPNQSVVLYSRLHLVSQNKLVLAFVRWLIIWSLLTIVVPTIVLNVGSSYMPQSLPWVQGFEAMERIQVTWFAVQETCISLIYIWYTICMIRLSPDEDKRRHKILYELVIINIMAIVMDISLVILEYLGFYFTQVIFKATVYSIKLKLEFAVLSMLVSIVHPPRSSVATWGTNCTVSTFS